Proteins from a single region of Weeksella virosa DSM 16922:
- a CDS encoding TlpA family protein disulfide reductase, whose amino-acid sequence MKKKLFCLVFSLFVFTAFAQKAEFPTAPLKDLKGKTVDLRELSTDDKPMVIAFWATWCGPCIQELNAINDQMDDWQSETPFDFYAVSLDDSKTVGRVNPMVNGKGWDFNILLDTNNDLKRLLNISSPPYVVIVKNKEIVYRHVGYQPGSEVELYEQIKEFSK is encoded by the coding sequence ATGAAAAAAAAATTATTTTGTTTGGTTTTTTCTCTTTTTGTATTCACAGCTTTTGCACAGAAAGCAGAATTCCCAACAGCACCCTTAAAAGATCTAAAAGGTAAAACAGTAGATTTACGAGAACTTTCTACCGATGACAAACCAATGGTAATCGCTTTTTGGGCAACTTGGTGTGGACCGTGTATCCAAGAATTAAATGCTATTAATGATCAAATGGATGATTGGCAAAGTGAAACTCCTTTTGATTTCTATGCAGTTTCTTTGGACGATTCTAAAACAGTAGGCCGCGTAAATCCAATGGTAAACGGTAAAGGTTGGGATTTTAATATCTTATTGGACACCAACAACGACCTGAAACGTTTGCTAAATATTTCTTCACCACCTTACGTTGTAATCGTAAAAAACAAGGAAATTGTTTATCGACATGTAGGCTATCAGCCAGGTTCTGAAGTTGAATTGTACGAACAAATCAAA
- a CDS encoding Omp28-related outer membrane protein, translating to MSKISYYFSNFTLLFLMILTLSSCGTEEPIPEETLSLSIHPKTIQVGDEVSFTAQSNLGGDVSDKAIYYVNEQSIEGRTFQPSEAGEYNVHAIFNGIKSKKEKFTATEKPISSFTTKVLVEDYTGTWCGYCPRMVTILRYLTEYSDRIIPIAIHSDGIPADPWRYEFSKQMQSPDNYNANGLPKGKINRIYDLNQFTQTANCPNDPLLYRPQMDEYLNKTSNLGLAINSTLNGQQLDITVKVGFATNSVPDARLVVTLIEDGLKHNQTNYFAGSNAVCDPASNYAEMPRLIPDFPQEHVLLKAYTDIFGDIIPQEEIKEGSVYTRKFSVPLPANVTNANNLSLVAFVLGNGKEVKNRAVINVQRAKVGEDQPFD from the coding sequence ATGAGCAAAATTTCTTATTATTTTTCTAATTTTACATTATTATTTTTGATGATTCTAACACTTTCGAGTTGTGGAACTGAAGAACCAATCCCTGAGGAAACACTCTCGCTTAGCATTCATCCGAAAACTATTCAAGTCGGTGACGAAGTATCTTTCACCGCTCAGTCTAACTTAGGTGGCGACGTTAGCGATAAAGCCATTTACTATGTTAATGAGCAATCGATAGAAGGCAGAACCTTCCAACCATCTGAAGCTGGAGAATATAATGTACATGCCATCTTTAACGGAATCAAATCTAAAAAAGAAAAATTTACTGCAACCGAAAAGCCTATTTCATCTTTTACAACAAAGGTTTTGGTAGAAGATTACACCGGTACTTGGTGTGGGTATTGCCCAAGAATGGTTACTATTTTACGTTATCTTACCGAATATAGCGACCGTATTATCCCGATTGCCATCCATAGTGACGGAATTCCGGCAGATCCTTGGCGATACGAGTTTAGCAAACAAATGCAATCTCCAGATAATTATAACGCAAACGGTTTACCAAAGGGTAAGATTAACCGAATTTATGATCTGAATCAATTCACCCAAACAGCTAATTGCCCGAATGATCCTCTACTCTATCGTCCACAAATGGATGAATATCTCAATAAAACGAGCAATTTAGGATTGGCAATTAATTCTACATTGAATGGTCAGCAGTTAGATATCACTGTAAAAGTTGGTTTCGCAACGAATAGTGTTCCAGATGCACGTTTGGTTGTGACTCTAATAGAGGATGGTTTGAAACATAATCAAACCAATTATTTTGCAGGGTCGAATGCGGTTTGTGATCCAGCGAGCAACTATGCAGAGATGCCTAGATTGATTCCAGATTTCCCACAAGAACACGTTTTACTAAAAGCGTATACCGACATTTTTGGGGATATTATTCCACAAGAAGAAATTAAAGAAGGGAGTGTTTATACCCGAAAATTTTCGGTTCCTTTACCAGCCAACGTTACCAATGCCAACAATCTTAGTTTAGTTGCCTTTGTTTTAGGGAATGGTAAAGAAGTAAAAAATCGTGCTGTAATCAATGTTCAAAGAGCGAAAGTTGGTGAAGATCAACCTTTTGATTAA
- a CDS encoding S9 family peptidase produces MLKQTLLVCSICITTISMAQNYMTPEKLWQVKKVSPVGLTHDQKKLVYKVATPDIETQEDKVAYFQVSLQGGKAVEVQDYKKLVIDKNKSKDGTKTLSTEEVKLQRVYGKDYYPQYPESNLQIYNELNYRHWDTWNNGEFTHVFVQNKGIKKDILADEPFSATEYIWSPNADKVLYVAKKKFGTDYALSTNTDIYAYDLATGKTENLTEGKMGYDTAPSFSSQNDFAFLSMEHDGYEADKNDLIVRRGNLEVNLTKHWDGTVFGYKWSGDGKKIYFNAPVGGTVQLFSVDVNFDTKNLPKITQITDGQFDIATLHEVVGNKAIVSRTDFNHAAEIYTVDLKSGQLFALTRENEILFNSIEKSEVKKRIVKTTDGKDMVVWVIYPPNFDPNKKYPTLLYCQGGPQSALSQFYSTRWNFQLMAANGYIVVAPNRRGMPGHGVEWNEQISKDWGGQVMDDYLSAIDDIAKESYVDDKKLGAVGASYGGYSVFYLAGIHNGRFKTFISHNGVFNLKSMYGTTEELFFTNWDAGGAWWETDNAAAEKTYKNFDPSAKEMVNKWDTPMLIYIGGKDYRVPMGQGQEAFQVLQLKGIKSRLIYLPEENHWVLKPQNSLIWHKEFFKWLKETMN; encoded by the coding sequence ATGTTGAAGCAGACACTCCTCGTGTGCAGTATTTGCATAACTACTATTAGTATGGCTCAAAACTATATGACGCCCGAAAAATTGTGGCAAGTGAAAAAGGTAAGTCCAGTAGGATTAACCCACGATCAGAAAAAATTGGTGTACAAAGTGGCAACCCCCGACATAGAAACACAAGAAGATAAAGTTGCTTATTTTCAGGTTTCTTTGCAAGGTGGTAAAGCAGTGGAGGTACAAGATTATAAAAAATTAGTAATTGATAAAAATAAATCCAAAGACGGAACTAAAACGCTCAGTACCGAAGAGGTAAAACTGCAACGTGTGTATGGAAAAGATTATTATCCGCAATATCCAGAATCGAATTTACAAATCTATAACGAGCTCAATTATCGTCATTGGGATACTTGGAACAATGGAGAATTTACGCATGTTTTTGTTCAAAATAAAGGCATCAAAAAAGACATCTTGGCCGATGAACCATTTTCAGCTACCGAATATATATGGTCACCAAATGCCGATAAGGTTTTGTATGTAGCAAAAAAGAAATTCGGCACCGATTATGCACTCAGCACCAATACCGATATTTATGCGTATGACTTGGCTACAGGGAAAACCGAAAATCTTACCGAAGGAAAAATGGGGTACGATACGGCACCAAGTTTTTCATCACAAAATGATTTTGCTTTTTTATCGATGGAACACGATGGCTATGAGGCTGATAAAAATGATTTGATTGTTCGTCGTGGAAATTTAGAAGTTAATTTGACCAAACATTGGGACGGAACCGTTTTCGGATATAAGTGGAGCGGAGATGGTAAGAAAATCTATTTCAATGCACCGGTAGGAGGAACCGTACAGTTGTTTTCGGTTGATGTGAATTTCGACACCAAAAACTTACCTAAAATAACCCAGATAACCGATGGGCAATTCGATATTGCAACTCTGCATGAAGTAGTCGGCAACAAAGCAATTGTAAGTAGAACCGATTTCAATCATGCGGCAGAAATATACACGGTTGACCTAAAATCAGGTCAACTTTTTGCTCTAACACGTGAAAATGAAATTTTGTTCAATTCTATTGAGAAAAGTGAAGTAAAGAAAAGAATCGTCAAAACAACCGACGGAAAAGACATGGTTGTTTGGGTTATCTATCCGCCCAATTTCGATCCTAACAAGAAATATCCTACCTTATTATATTGTCAGGGAGGTCCACAATCAGCTCTTTCTCAGTTTTATTCTACCCGTTGGAATTTTCAGCTAATGGCAGCAAATGGTTATATTGTCGTAGCACCCAACCGAAGAGGAATGCCCGGGCATGGAGTAGAGTGGAATGAGCAAATCTCCAAAGATTGGGGTGGACAAGTGATGGATGATTATCTTTCTGCAATCGATGATATTGCCAAAGAAAGCTATGTTGATGATAAAAAATTAGGAGCTGTAGGAGCATCCTATGGTGGCTACTCGGTCTTTTATTTGGCCGGAATTCATAATGGGCGATTCAAAACCTTTATTTCGCACAATGGAGTTTTTAATCTAAAATCTATGTACGGTACAACCGAAGAATTATTTTTCACCAATTGGGATGCTGGTGGTGCTTGGTGGGAAACAGATAATGCAGCCGCTGAGAAAACCTATAAAAATTTTGATCCTAGTGCGAAAGAAATGGTTAACAAATGGGATACACCCATGTTGATCTATATTGGAGGAAAAGATTACCGTGTACCGATGGGGCAAGGACAAGAAGCATTTCAGGTGTTACAACTAAAAGGGATAAAAAGTCGTTTGATTTATTTACCCGAAGAAAATCATTGGGTGTTAAAACCTCAAAACTCATTGATTTGGCACAAAGAATTTTTCAAATGGTTGAAAGAAACCATGAACTAA
- a CDS encoding Tll0287-like domain-containing protein, with the protein MKRIIACLIFSYLLLFSCDQKQEKKQIEKEELSALRDSADSIATKAQILLMKNVSNAISKGGTEYAVEFCNTNAAFLTNSLADKYHITLKRITNKPRNPDNGLQTTTDKKVFENFSINKDLQDSLLQQEQGYVYYKRINLAMPTCIKCHGNVGEDIDNNTYQKIKSHYPSDQAIGYRLNDYRALWKIEYNKKTFTRLE; encoded by the coding sequence ATGAAACGAATAATTGCTTGTTTAATTTTTTCTTATCTTTTGCTCTTCTCTTGTGATCAAAAGCAAGAAAAAAAACAAATCGAAAAAGAGGAGCTTTCAGCACTACGAGACAGCGCAGATTCTATAGCAACAAAAGCACAAATCCTACTGATGAAAAATGTTAGTAACGCAATCAGTAAAGGTGGAACTGAATATGCTGTGGAATTTTGTAATACAAATGCAGCTTTCTTAACAAATTCTTTGGCCGATAAATATCATATCACACTGAAAAGAATAACCAACAAACCACGAAATCCTGATAACGGTCTACAAACAACAACCGATAAAAAAGTATTCGAAAACTTTAGTATTAACAAAGATTTACAAGACTCTCTTTTGCAACAAGAACAAGGCTATGTCTATTACAAACGTATCAATCTAGCCATGCCTACATGTATCAAATGCCATGGGAATGTTGGCGAGGATATCGATAATAATACCTATCAGAAAATTAAAAGTCATTATCCAAGTGATCAAGCAATAGGCTACCGATTAAATGATTACCGTGCTTTATGGAAGATTGAATATAATAAAAAAACATTCACCCGCTTAGAATAG
- a CDS encoding rhodanese-like domain-containing protein — translation MFGWMNRLLGKKNRELENALMANPYLVDVRSEAEFANGSVEGAVNIPLDKITTQLETLRKHSCIVVFCRSGFRSGMAKKVLQQKGILAVVNGGKWQHVQRAKQSINQKS, via the coding sequence ATGTTTGGTTGGATGAACCGCTTATTGGGTAAGAAAAATAGAGAATTAGAAAACGCTTTGATGGCAAATCCGTATTTGGTCGATGTACGATCAGAGGCTGAGTTTGCCAACGGAAGTGTAGAAGGTGCTGTGAATATTCCGCTCGATAAAATAACAACACAACTAGAAACATTGCGTAAACATTCGTGTATTGTTGTGTTTTGTAGAAGTGGTTTCCGCAGTGGAATGGCCAAAAAAGTTCTTCAGCAAAAAGGAATTTTGGCTGTTGTCAACGGAGGAAAATGGCAACACGTACAGCGTGCGAAACAATCCATAAACCAAAAATCATAA